From the genome of bacterium, one region includes:
- the gap gene encoding type I glyceraldehyde-3-phosphate dehydrogenase has product MMAIRVGINGFGRIGRSVFRILSDREDIEVAAINDLFDNEQLAYLLRYDTVMGRFDKGVSLDGDVMHVGSDEVAMTAERDPASLPWKKLGVDYVVESTGVFRTREPLEKHLAAGARKVVLTVPPKDEIDFMGVLGVNDHLLEPEHKIVSNASCTTNCLAPLAKILDDEFGLEEGLLTTVHAYTNDQRLADVPHKSIRRSRAAAENIIPTSTGAARAVGKVLPNLAGKLDGMAMRVPVPDGSIVDLVCRLGKKASCGEVNQAVKAAADGPMKSVVEYSEDPLVSSDIIGNPHSSIFDSLSTSTCENGYVRVVSWYDNEWGYSNRVVDLIERLGTFE; this is encoded by the coding sequence GTGATGGCGATTCGGGTTGGCATCAACGGTTTCGGCCGCATCGGCCGGAGCGTCTTTCGGATTCTGAGTGACCGCGAAGACATCGAAGTGGCCGCGATCAACGATCTTTTCGACAACGAGCAGCTTGCCTATCTGCTGCGCTATGACACCGTGATGGGGCGCTTCGACAAAGGCGTCTCGCTCGACGGCGACGTCATGCACGTCGGCTCGGACGAGGTCGCGATGACCGCCGAGCGCGATCCCGCGAGCCTGCCCTGGAAGAAGCTGGGGGTGGACTACGTGGTCGAGTCGACCGGGGTTTTTCGCACTCGCGAGCCGCTCGAGAAACACCTCGCCGCGGGCGCACGCAAGGTCGTCTTGACGGTTCCGCCCAAGGACGAGATCGACTTCATGGGGGTACTGGGCGTGAACGACCATCTGCTCGAGCCCGAGCACAAGATCGTGTCGAACGCGTCGTGCACGACCAACTGCCTGGCGCCGCTGGCGAAGATCCTCGACGACGAGTTCGGGCTCGAGGAGGGTCTGTTGACGACGGTTCACGCCTACACCAACGATCAGCGTCTCGCCGACGTGCCGCACAAGTCGATCCGGCGCAGCCGGGCCGCGGCCGAGAACATCATTCCGACCTCGACCGGCGCGGCTCGGGCAGTGGGCAAGGTGCTGCCGAATCTCGCCGGCAAGCTCGATGGCATGGCCATGCGCGTGCCGGTGCCCGACGGATCGATCGTCGACCTGGTGTGTCGCCTGGGCAAGAAGGCGAGCTGCGGCGAGGTCAACCAGGCGGTGAAGGCGGCCGCGGACGGCCCGATGAAGAGCGTGGTCGAGTACTCCGAGGATCCGCTGGTGTCGAGCGACATCATCGGCAACCCGCATTCGTCGATCTTCGACTCGCTGTCTACCTCCACCTGCGAGAACGGCTATGTGCGGGTGGTGTCGTGGTACGACAACGAGTGGGGGTATTCGAACCGGGTGGTCGACTTGATCGAGCGTCTCGGCACGTTCGAGTAG
- a CDS encoding type I glyceraldehyde-3-phosphate dehydrogenase, with amino-acid sequence MRVGLMGLGRIGRNLFRILYKSDDIEIAVIDEIADHDSLEYLIRFDTMLGPFPDELSIKEGHLYVAGKQIPMTANESPADVRWADHGVDIVIEAAGRERTRQELEQHLENGAKRVILCAPPKDPPDLTVVMGVNDDRLGPEHRIVSNASCTAHCAAPIVKILDDAFGIERAFLSTVHAYTNQQRLADVPSEDPRRGRAAAENIIPQETNAAAVVAWLLPTLKGRISAKAINVPVRNGSVVDLVCWHKKPVTETAINEVVRTAVSSDWQGIVKYEDDPIVSNDIIQSPYSSTFDSLATMTLGDNVSKTLSWYDNGWGYAHRVVDLIRRLGAFDDSAAAKEVA; translated from the coding sequence GTGTGGGCCTGATGGGCCTGGGGAGGATCGGGCGGAATCTGTTCCGTATCCTCTACAAGAGCGATGACATCGAGATCGCCGTGATCGACGAGATCGCCGATCACGACTCTCTCGAGTACCTGATTCGTTTCGATACGATGCTGGGGCCGTTTCCGGACGAGCTCTCGATCAAAGAGGGTCACCTCTACGTCGCTGGAAAGCAGATTCCGATGACGGCAAACGAAAGCCCGGCCGATGTGCGCTGGGCGGATCACGGTGTCGACATCGTGATCGAGGCCGCCGGGCGCGAGCGGACCCGTCAGGAGCTCGAGCAGCATCTGGAAAACGGCGCCAAGCGGGTCATCCTGTGCGCTCCGCCCAAGGACCCGCCCGATCTGACGGTCGTGATGGGCGTCAATGACGATCGGCTGGGCCCTGAGCACCGGATTGTCTCGAACGCCTCCTGCACCGCCCACTGCGCGGCGCCGATCGTCAAGATCCTCGACGACGCCTTCGGCATCGAGCGCGCCTTCTTGAGCACCGTCCACGCCTACACGAACCAGCAGCGGCTGGCTGACGTGCCGTCCGAGGATCCGCGCCGGGGCCGGGCGGCCGCAGAGAACATCATTCCTCAAGAGACCAATGCCGCGGCGGTGGTGGCATGGCTGCTGCCGACGCTCAAAGGCAGGATCTCGGCCAAGGCGATCAACGTGCCGGTGCGAAACGGCTCGGTGGTCGATCTGGTGTGCTGGCACAAGAAACCGGTCACCGAGACCGCGATCAACGAGGTCGTGCGTACGGCCGTGTCGAGCGACTGGCAAGGGATCGTCAAGTACGAGGACGACCCGATCGTCTCGAACGACATCATTCAGAGCCCCTACTCGAGCACTTTCGACTCGCTCGCGACCATGACTCTGGGCGACAACGTCTCGAAGACGCTTTCCTGGTACGACAACGGCTGGGGCTATGCCCATCGGGTCGTGGATCTGATCCGCCGGCTCGGCGCCTTTGACGACTCAGCGGCCGCAAAGGAGGTGGCGTGA